In a genomic window of Nocardia fluminea:
- a CDS encoding zinc-dependent metalloprotease: MTDKTERKSSGFTGAVDWRLAARTGALLAPSGPRASRQTAQQVVAELASASVLAELPVREVSGLLDDRPVPEARIVDRPGWIAAAADSMAVLTGTGSAEGGKFVGKPAGVQAGTMLAFLSTAILGQYDPFTGEDGTLLLVAPNILGVERALGVNPSDFRLWVCLHEVTHRVQFSSAPWLADYMRTNVDILSEVGEEPMSELLARLLDEVRSRRNGDNADDPNSRGVVGLLRAAQAPPQREALDRLLMLGTLLEGHADHVMDAVGPAVVPTVADIRAAFDRRRQKPSNPIQRLLRALLGVDAKVAQYVRGKKFVDAVVERVGVAEFNTVWTNADTLPLLDEVDDPERWIRRVLG; this comes from the coding sequence ATGACCGACAAGACCGAGCGCAAGAGTTCCGGGTTCACCGGAGCGGTGGACTGGCGGCTGGCCGCGCGAACCGGAGCGCTGCTGGCTCCCTCCGGGCCGCGCGCGTCTCGGCAGACGGCGCAACAGGTCGTCGCCGAGTTGGCCTCGGCTTCGGTGCTGGCCGAACTGCCGGTGCGTGAGGTCAGCGGACTGCTCGACGACCGGCCGGTTCCCGAGGCCCGGATCGTCGACCGGCCCGGCTGGATCGCCGCGGCCGCCGATTCGATGGCTGTGCTCACCGGCACCGGATCCGCCGAGGGCGGCAAATTCGTCGGGAAACCCGCGGGGGTCCAGGCGGGGACGATGCTGGCGTTCCTGTCGACCGCGATTCTCGGGCAGTACGACCCGTTCACCGGCGAGGACGGCACCTTGCTGCTCGTCGCGCCCAACATCCTCGGCGTCGAGCGGGCGCTCGGGGTGAATCCGAGCGACTTCCGGCTGTGGGTGTGTCTGCACGAGGTGACGCACCGGGTGCAGTTCTCGTCGGCACCGTGGCTGGCCGATTACATGCGCACCAACGTGGACATCCTCAGCGAGGTCGGCGAGGAACCGATGAGCGAGCTGCTCGCCCGGCTGCTCGACGAGGTGCGATCGCGGCGCAACGGGGACAACGCCGACGATCCGAACAGCCGGGGGGTGGTCGGGCTGCTGCGCGCGGCCCAGGCGCCGCCGCAACGCGAGGCACTGGACCGGCTGTTGATGCTCGGTACCCTGCTCGAAGGGCACGCCGATCACGTGATGGACGCCGTCGGGCCCGCGGTGGTGCCGACCGTCGCCGATATCCGGGCCGCGTTCGATCGACGCAGGCAGAAGCCGTCCAATCCGATCCAGCGGCTGCTGCGGGCCTTGCTCGGCGTGGACGCCAAGGTCGCGCAGTACGTGCGGGGCAAGAAGTTCGTCGACGCGGTGGTCGAGCGGGTGGGCGTCGCGGAGTTCAACACGGTGTGGACCAACGCGGACACGCTGCCGTTGCTCGACGAGGTCGACGATCCGGAGCGGTGGATTCGCCGAGTGCTGGGGTAG
- the tilS gene encoding tRNA lysidine(34) synthetase TilS — protein sequence MRLPETSSVLAVRRGVREWVAERGGRGPVVVGLSGGADSLALVAAAVVETAEVTAVVVDHRLQEDSGAVADRAVAHAMALGCVGAMVVPVDVGRAGGVEAAARAARYAALESVRDGRPVLLGHTLDDQAETVLLGLARGSGGRSIQGMVAWNSPWGRPLLGVRRAQTVRMCADLGIEPWHDPHNADRKYTRVRVRDEVLPLLEDVLGGGVAQALARTADQLREDGAVLDAYATELMRKARSHPAGTATLPGRPDGDTEIADPPDTLSIEILATAPPALRRRAVRAWLADQGVTGLMNAHLQAIDELVSNWHGQGGVAVAGGSRDHRLVVTREHGTLAVRAQPRI from the coding sequence ATCCGCCTGCCGGAGACATCTTCGGTGTTGGCCGTGCGGCGGGGCGTGCGGGAATGGGTTGCCGAGCGGGGTGGGCGCGGGCCGGTGGTCGTGGGGTTGTCCGGCGGCGCTGATTCGCTGGCCTTGGTGGCCGCTGCCGTTGTCGAGACGGCTGAGGTGACCGCGGTGGTCGTCGACCATCGGCTACAGGAGGACTCGGGGGCGGTGGCCGATCGGGCGGTCGCGCACGCGATGGCGCTCGGGTGCGTGGGGGCGATGGTGGTGCCCGTCGACGTGGGCCGGGCCGGGGGTGTGGAGGCGGCCGCGCGGGCGGCTCGGTACGCGGCGCTGGAGTCGGTACGCGACGGGCGGCCGGTGTTGCTCGGGCACACGCTCGACGATCAGGCCGAGACGGTGTTGCTGGGGTTGGCGCGGGGATCGGGCGGGCGGTCCATCCAAGGGATGGTGGCGTGGAATTCGCCCTGGGGGCGGCCGTTGCTCGGGGTACGGCGCGCTCAGACGGTGCGGATGTGCGCGGATCTGGGGATCGAACCGTGGCACGACCCGCACAACGCGGACCGCAAATACACCCGTGTGCGGGTGCGCGACGAGGTCCTGCCCCTACTCGAGGACGTGCTCGGCGGTGGGGTGGCGCAGGCTCTCGCACGTACGGCCGACCAGTTGCGCGAGGACGGGGCGGTGCTCGATGCGTACGCCACCGAACTGATGCGGAAGGCGCGTTCGCATCCCGCGGGGACGGCAACCCTGCCCGGCCGTCCCGACGGCGACACCGAGATCGCTGACCCGCCCGACACCCTGTCGATCGAGATCCTGGCCACTGCGCCGCCCGCGTTGCGTCGCAGAGCGGTGCGCGCCTGGCTCGCCGATCAGGGCGTGACCGGGCTCATGAACGCCCATTTACAGGCGATCGACGAGCTGGTGAGTAATTGGCACGGGCAGGGTGGGGTGGCGGTGGCGGGCGGCTCCAGGGACCACAGGTTGGTCGTGACGCGCGAGCATGGCACGCTGGCGGTGCGAGCACAGCCGCGCATTTGA
- a CDS encoding inorganic diphosphatase, protein MEFDVTIEIPKGSRNKYEVDHESGRVKLDRYLYTSMGYPADYGFIENTLGEDGDPLDALVLLPESVFPGVIVEARPVGVYRMTDEAGGDDKVLCVPAGDPRWDHIQDLGDVSEFELSAIKHFFERYKDLEPGKYVQGSEWLGRAEAEKIIDESFARLKESGH, encoded by the coding sequence GTGGAGTTCGACGTCACCATCGAGATTCCCAAGGGTTCTCGGAACAAGTACGAGGTCGATCACGAGAGCGGCCGGGTCAAGCTCGACCGGTACCTGTACACCTCCATGGGCTACCCGGCTGATTACGGCTTCATCGAGAACACTCTCGGCGAGGACGGCGACCCGCTCGACGCGCTGGTGCTGCTGCCCGAGTCGGTGTTCCCCGGCGTGATCGTCGAGGCCCGCCCGGTCGGCGTGTACCGCATGACCGACGAGGCCGGTGGCGACGACAAGGTGCTGTGCGTCCCCGCGGGCGACCCGCGCTGGGATCACATCCAGGACCTGGGCGACGTCTCGGAGTTCGAACTGTCGGCGATCAAGCACTTCTTCGAGCGCTACAAGGATCTCGAGCCGGGCAAGTACGTCCAGGGTTCGGAGTGGCTCGGCCGCGCCGAGGCCGAGAAGATCATCGACGAGTCCTTCGCCCGCCTGAAGGAATCCGGCCACTGA
- a CDS encoding flavin-containing monooxygenase — translation MTNREIPTVIIIGAGFGGISTVLELQRRGLLRILLLERAAGPGGVWQANQYPGARCDNPSALYSLARHRFSWSGRYGDRAEIQRYLAEVVGNAGLEHCIRYGQTVTSARFRAETADWAVQTATGEQFHADYLISAVGQLAEPCQPNIVGYERFRGVQFHSARWPDSLDVSGLRVGVIGTGASAAQVVPWLQRNAATLTVLQRNAAWVLPKSDVRYSTRRAALAAWPPIRAAERTVVYALCELLILAVTSAPTGSRWVTRMAHDHLRRSISDTALRESLSPDYPLGGKRCVFSDEFYPALAAPNCTVVTDRISTITESGIMTEAGDQLDLDMIVYCTGFTATDFLSTIDVSGRDGKSLAEQWAPSAKTYLGMATSDFPNLFFVAGPNTNLTFGSVVSMLECQARYIASLLSWASRNRVGLIEVRPEAETAFDGWLRDRFAGSVWARVASPYKDEHGTVSSLWPRTMTRYRWMTRRPRLTHFRMSRLPS, via the coding sequence GTGACCAACCGTGAGATACCGACCGTCATCATTATCGGCGCGGGCTTCGGCGGAATATCGACCGTGCTCGAACTACAGCGTCGCGGGTTGCTCCGAATCCTTCTGTTGGAAAGAGCAGCCGGCCCAGGCGGAGTGTGGCAGGCGAATCAGTACCCGGGTGCGCGCTGTGACAACCCCTCAGCGCTCTACTCACTTGCGCGGCATCGCTTCTCCTGGAGCGGCCGGTACGGAGACCGCGCCGAGATCCAGCGCTACCTCGCCGAAGTAGTCGGCAACGCGGGACTCGAGCACTGCATCCGTTACGGGCAGACAGTGACCTCGGCCCGTTTCCGCGCTGAAACCGCCGACTGGGCAGTTCAGACGGCGACGGGCGAACAATTCCACGCCGACTACCTGATCTCGGCGGTCGGTCAGCTCGCCGAGCCCTGCCAACCGAACATCGTGGGCTACGAGCGATTTCGGGGTGTGCAGTTCCACTCGGCACGATGGCCGGATTCACTCGATGTGAGCGGTCTGCGAGTTGGGGTGATCGGGACAGGAGCCAGCGCTGCGCAAGTGGTTCCGTGGTTGCAGCGCAATGCCGCGACACTGACGGTGCTCCAGCGTAATGCGGCATGGGTTCTGCCCAAGTCCGATGTTCGCTACTCAACGCGACGGGCAGCGCTCGCCGCCTGGCCGCCGATACGCGCCGCCGAGAGAACTGTTGTCTATGCGCTCTGCGAACTCCTCATCCTGGCCGTGACTTCGGCTCCGACGGGGAGCCGTTGGGTGACGCGGATGGCACACGATCATCTCCGTCGAAGCATTTCCGATACAGCTCTGCGTGAATCGCTGTCTCCTGACTACCCGCTGGGCGGAAAACGATGTGTGTTCTCCGACGAGTTCTATCCAGCGCTCGCCGCTCCCAACTGCACCGTGGTGACCGACCGGATCAGCACGATCACCGAATCGGGGATTATGACCGAAGCAGGTGATCAGTTGGACCTGGACATGATCGTCTACTGCACCGGCTTCACCGCGACCGACTTCCTGTCCACCATCGATGTGTCGGGACGCGACGGCAAGTCCCTTGCCGAACAGTGGGCCCCGAGCGCCAAGACGTATCTCGGCATGGCCACCTCCGACTTTCCGAATCTGTTCTTCGTCGCCGGTCCGAATACCAATCTCACCTTCGGCTCCGTCGTGTCGATGCTGGAATGCCAGGCGCGCTATATCGCCTCGCTGTTGTCGTGGGCGTCGCGCAACCGAGTCGGACTGATCGAGGTCCGACCGGAAGCCGAGACGGCATTCGACGGCTGGCTCCGGGATCGGTTCGCCGGATCTGTCTGGGCTCGCGTCGCCAGTCCGTACAAGGACGAGCACGGCACCGTGTCATCCTTATGGCCACGCACTATGACGCGATATCGGTGGATGACCAGGCGGCCTCGGCTCACACACTTCCGCATGTCTCGCCTGCCGTCGTAG
- a CDS encoding D-alanyl-D-alanine carboxypeptidase/D-alanyl-D-alanine-endopeptidase has product MVDTGGNPGSPVRGRHRSRWIWFSAVVVALLVIAGGFAAIAQPWTPEFRHGGLTVAPPPDTGQVFPDVAPARSDAPAPTVAGIAAALAPVVGNPDLGVFAAQVSDPGSGTVLWSQEPTKAMIPSSTAKIMLVAAALLTLPDDQRVTTKVLAGAPGELVLVAGGDPTLTTRAEGGYYTDGARIADLAAQVRAAGRQAKAIVVDTSAYSGPSMASGWDPIDIPEGSIAPIEPIMLDGGRFDPSADYSPRTANPALDAGRALAAELGVDPAAVRVGPAAQTGAQIAKVESAPLRVRLHDMMIHSDNVLAETIGRELAVASGQPASFAGAVAATSAALSAAGFDIAGLHLADNSGLSVDDRVTPKLLDSIIATAAKPTGNAAVVPAGTQARPESDPRAAALAPMLDYLPVAGGTGTLALRFVTQNRQGAGWVRAKTGTLSVASALVGYVLDRDGRVLTFALMSNDRLPELSRPALDAVAGALRNCGCS; this is encoded by the coding sequence GTGGTCGATACAGGCGGCAATCCGGGATCACCGGTGCGGGGGCGCCATAGGTCCCGCTGGATCTGGTTCTCGGCAGTGGTCGTGGCGCTACTGGTGATCGCCGGCGGTTTCGCGGCGATCGCGCAGCCCTGGACGCCGGAATTCCGGCACGGCGGACTCACCGTGGCGCCGCCGCCCGACACCGGCCAGGTCTTTCCCGACGTGGCGCCCGCCCGCTCGGACGCGCCCGCGCCCACGGTGGCGGGGATCGCCGCGGCGCTCGCCCCGGTGGTCGGGAACCCGGATCTCGGTGTGTTCGCCGCTCAGGTGAGTGACCCGGGCAGCGGGACGGTGCTGTGGAGCCAGGAACCGACCAAGGCGATGATTCCGTCGTCGACGGCGAAGATCATGCTGGTCGCGGCCGCACTGCTGACCCTGCCCGATGACCAGCGGGTGACCACGAAGGTGCTCGCCGGTGCGCCCGGTGAACTGGTGCTGGTCGCCGGCGGTGATCCGACGCTCACCACCCGGGCGGAGGGCGGCTACTACACCGACGGCGCGCGGATCGCGGATCTGGCCGCGCAGGTGCGGGCCGCGGGCAGGCAGGCGAAGGCGATCGTGGTCGACACGTCCGCGTACTCGGGGCCGAGCATGGCCTCGGGCTGGGACCCGATCGACATTCCGGAAGGGTCGATCGCCCCGATCGAGCCGATCATGCTCGACGGTGGCCGGTTCGATCCGTCGGCCGACTATTCCCCGCGCACCGCGAACCCCGCGCTCGATGCGGGGCGGGCGCTGGCCGCCGAGCTGGGTGTCGATCCCGCGGCGGTGCGGGTGGGACCGGCCGCGCAGACCGGTGCGCAGATCGCGAAGGTCGAATCGGCACCGCTGCGGGTTCGCCTGCACGACATGATGATCCACTCCGACAACGTGCTGGCCGAGACCATCGGACGTGAGCTGGCGGTGGCCTCGGGACAGCCCGCGTCGTTCGCCGGCGCGGTCGCGGCGACCTCGGCGGCCCTCTCGGCGGCCGGGTTCGATATCGCCGGACTGCATCTGGCCGACAACAGTGGCCTCTCCGTCGACGACCGGGTGACGCCGAAGCTGCTCGATTCGATCATCGCGACCGCGGCCAAGCCGACCGGCAACGCGGCGGTGGTGCCTGCCGGAACACAGGCCAGGCCCGAAAGCGACCCGCGCGCAGCGGCTCTCGCGCCGATGCTGGACTACCTGCCCGTCGCGGGCGGCACCGGCACACTCGCACTGCGCTTCGTCACGCAGAACCGGCAGGGGGCGGGGTGGGTGCGCGCCAAGACCGGAACTCTGAGCGTGGCCAGCGCGTTGGTCGGATATGTACTCGACCGCGACGGTCGGGTGCTCACCTTCGCACTCATGTCGAACGACCGGTTGCCGGAGCTCAGCAGGCCGGCGCTCGACGCGGTGGCCGGTGCCCTGCGCAACTGCGGATGCTCGTAG
- the hpt gene encoding hypoxanthine phosphoribosyltransferase, with translation MYGDDIASVLITEDEIKAKIEELAELVAKRYPPDSPEGDLLLICVLKGAIFFMTDFARALPIPTQLEFMAVSSYGSSTSSSGVVRIMKDLDKDIAGRNVLIVEDIIDSGLTLSWLKRNLSTRNPASLEVVTLLRKPDALRTPVDVAHVGFDIPNEFVVGYGLDYAERYRDLPYIGTLNPAVYS, from the coding sequence GTGTACGGAGACGACATCGCATCGGTGCTGATCACCGAAGACGAGATCAAAGCCAAGATCGAGGAACTGGCCGAGCTCGTCGCCAAGCGGTACCCGCCCGATTCCCCCGAAGGTGACCTCCTGCTGATCTGCGTCCTCAAGGGCGCGATCTTCTTCATGACCGACTTCGCCAGGGCGCTGCCGATTCCCACCCAGCTCGAATTCATGGCCGTGTCGTCCTACGGTTCGTCCACCTCGTCCTCGGGCGTGGTGCGCATCATGAAGGACCTGGACAAGGACATCGCGGGCCGCAACGTCCTGATCGTCGAGGACATCATCGACTCGGGCCTGACCCTGTCCTGGCTCAAGCGCAACCTGTCCACCCGCAACCCGGCCTCGCTGGAAGTAGTCACCCTGCTCCGCAAGCCCGACGCGCTGCGCACCCCCGTCGACGTCGCGCACGTGGGCTTCGACATCCCCAACGAATTCGTCGTCGGCTACGGCCTCGACTACGCGGAGCGTTACCGCGACCTCCCCTACATCGGCACGCTGAACCCGGCGGTCTATTCCTAG
- a CDS encoding MupA/Atu3671 family FMN-dependent luciferase-like monooxygenase, which produces MDLSLFFFAGNSADARSNYTLLLDAVKFADANGFAAVWTPERHFHAFGGAYPNPAVTSAALATVTSNISIRAGSVVAPLHDPLRIAEEWSVVDNLSNGRSGVAFASGWHTDDFVFQPERYEDRRKTTISTIESVRALWQGDSVSRIGGDGMPTSVSLAPRPVQRELPMWLTSAGSSETFRAAGNMGMGLLTHLLGQTTTVLAERIAEYRSTFSAARTDDSASHVAVMAHTFLDRDGDRARALAREPFAGYLTESFDLVSRLRAVDASAAMSAHDVDLLVDRAVDRYMTSSGVFGSPREAMRMIDTLRGIGVDELACLIDFGLPHETVMRGLEYLASLGRLIR; this is translated from the coding sequence ATGGATCTGTCGCTGTTCTTCTTCGCCGGCAACTCCGCGGATGCCCGATCGAATTACACACTTCTGCTCGATGCTGTCAAATTCGCCGATGCGAACGGATTTGCTGCGGTGTGGACGCCGGAACGGCATTTTCATGCGTTCGGTGGTGCGTACCCCAATCCAGCGGTCACCAGCGCCGCGTTGGCCACGGTAACGAGCAACATCAGCATCCGCGCGGGAAGTGTTGTCGCGCCGCTGCACGATCCACTGCGGATCGCAGAGGAGTGGTCCGTCGTAGACAATCTTTCCAACGGGCGTTCCGGTGTCGCGTTCGCATCCGGCTGGCACACAGACGATTTCGTTTTCCAGCCTGAGCGATACGAGGACCGCCGAAAGACCACGATATCGACCATCGAGTCGGTGCGAGCACTGTGGCAGGGCGACAGTGTATCCAGAATCGGTGGTGACGGAATGCCGACATCGGTATCGCTGGCACCGCGCCCCGTCCAGCGCGAGCTGCCGATGTGGCTCACGTCCGCGGGAAGTTCGGAGACATTCCGAGCGGCGGGAAACATGGGAATGGGCCTGCTGACCCATCTGCTGGGGCAGACGACCACCGTACTCGCCGAACGCATCGCGGAGTACCGGTCCACCTTCTCGGCTGCTCGGACCGATGACTCCGCCTCGCACGTCGCAGTGATGGCGCATACCTTTCTCGATCGCGACGGCGATCGCGCACGTGCTCTCGCGCGTGAACCATTCGCCGGCTACCTCACCGAATCCTTCGACCTGGTGAGCCGATTGCGGGCCGTAGATGCGTCCGCGGCGATGTCTGCGCACGATGTCGACCTGCTGGTGGACCGTGCGGTCGACCGATATATGACCTCGAGCGGGGTTTTCGGCTCGCCGCGCGAGGCCATGCGAATGATCGACACCTTGCGTGGCATCGGTGTCGACGAGTTGGCGTGCCTCATCGACTTCGGACTACCTCACGAGACTGTTATGCGCGGACTCGAGTACTTGGCATCGTTGGGTCGGCTGATCCGATAG
- a CDS encoding serine hydrolase domain-containing protein — protein MQLNTTFSGRSRRAVAAGTGLLALLALTACGPGNSATAAQPERPEIRQALESVVQAGFPGAQAVITTAAGEQTVTAGFGDISTGAPIPDRAHVRIGSNTKSFVATVVMQLVAEGKVELDGPVERYLPGVVQGSGNDGNRITVRQLLQHTSGLPDYLAGGDPSLRAEPGTQQIEPDPEVIRLRHYSPAELVRIAMTMPPRHEPGARSVYTNTNYILLGMLIEQVTGSPAATEITTRIIEPLGLRDTYFPAPGDLGLRTPHPRGYQQIDGARIDFTDFDPSWGDTAGAMIATGSDVNRFFLALLDGKLLPAAQLEQMRQTVTFDRMPSAGYGLGLVEQTLSCGRKTVAHGGSIPGFDTRTGVTADGVAVTLTVNELPSSKEQNEVVERAFDAVVCAS, from the coding sequence ATGCAGCTCAACACCACTTTCTCGGGTAGATCACGCCGTGCGGTCGCGGCCGGAACCGGCTTGCTCGCACTACTCGCCCTCACCGCCTGCGGCCCCGGGAACAGCGCCACAGCGGCGCAACCGGAACGTCCCGAGATCCGGCAGGCGCTCGAATCCGTGGTGCAGGCGGGCTTTCCCGGTGCCCAAGCGGTGATCACCACCGCCGCCGGCGAGCAGACCGTGACCGCCGGGTTCGGCGATATCTCCACCGGCGCACCGATTCCCGACCGGGCGCACGTCCGGATCGGCAGCAACACCAAGAGCTTCGTCGCGACCGTGGTGATGCAGTTGGTCGCCGAAGGCAAGGTCGAACTCGACGGACCCGTCGAGCGATACCTACCGGGTGTCGTGCAGGGCAGCGGCAACGACGGCAACCGCATCACCGTGCGCCAGCTACTCCAGCACACCAGTGGCCTACCGGACTATCTGGCCGGTGGCGATCCCAGTCTGCGTGCCGAACCCGGCACGCAGCAGATCGAACCCGATCCGGAAGTGATTCGGCTGCGCCACTATTCGCCTGCCGAGCTGGTCCGCATCGCGATGACGATGCCGCCGCGCCACGAGCCGGGCGCCCGCTCGGTCTACACCAACACCAACTACATCCTGCTCGGCATGCTGATCGAACAGGTCACCGGCAGCCCCGCCGCCACCGAGATCACCACCAGGATCATCGAGCCACTCGGCCTGCGCGACACCTACTTCCCCGCCCCCGGCGACCTCGGGCTGCGCACACCTCACCCACGCGGCTATCAGCAAATCGACGGCGCCCGTATCGACTTCACCGACTTCGACCCCTCATGGGGCGACACCGCGGGCGCGATGATCGCCACCGGCTCGGATGTGAACCGCTTCTTCCTCGCCCTGCTGGACGGCAAGTTACTGCCCGCCGCACAACTGGAACAGATGCGCCAGACGGTGACTTTCGACCGCATGCCCTCGGCCGGTTACGGTTTGGGGCTGGTCGAACAGACGCTGTCCTGCGGCAGGAAGACCGTCGCGCACGGCGGCAGCATCCCCGGGTTCGATACCCGGACCGGCGTCACCGCCGACGGCGTCGCGGTGACTCTCACCGTGAACGAGCTGCCGAGCAGCAAGGAGCAGAACGAGGTTGTCGAGCGGGCGTTCGACGCCGTGGTGTGTGCCTCGTGA
- a CDS encoding serine/threonine-protein kinase, whose protein sequence is MNFRVGAPVSPVVSSTVITEATRPSLDRTATTHPTDRRGLERFEAGAHIGDFELLTELGAGAFARVFLARQRSMQRLVAVKISADSGTEPQTLAQLDHDYIVRVFDQLVLDPPDDGSPRLRLLYMQFLPGGTLLGLLRWVRATPPAERGGRLLLDAIDAAMTEKGEIRPTDSSVRREIAELSWPDTVAWLGRRLAAALDHAADRGVLHRDVKPANVLLTAEGVPKLADFNISFSETAGTSPLSYFGGSLAYMSPEQLEASHPGYDRSAADLEARSDLFSLGVLLWELLTGTKPFDDTGADDPAWGDQTRLEAMLTSRSEGVSEAALQQLPPDCPPALRRVLLRCLEPNRTDRWPDGTVLAEQLDLCLDPRGRNLVDPPASSYRIRLRPFMVPLMALAIAVPNALAVRYKTWQNSGLLVQRLEPAAREAVHIVSVVTNVMSFALGAVILVFLSRHAILVPRALRAGRRVSAETLGLAGRQSLYLGDRAVVVAVLFWVTAAAILPATVKLSTGELATRTTVQFLTSNAIGCAVAATYAFFLITFYTVRCVYPIFLQRGHLFRTDAAALRGLLQRSGWYLAVAASIPLIAMVAITLLPTEDLLPTMVSLRVVYLGSVVAFLGAYVLFRAIEADIRALIRVVDPREN, encoded by the coding sequence ATGAACTTCCGCGTGGGTGCGCCCGTATCCCCCGTCGTGAGTTCGACAGTCATCACCGAGGCGACCCGCCCCTCGCTCGACCGCACCGCCACCACGCATCCCACCGATCGTCGCGGGCTCGAGCGATTCGAGGCGGGTGCGCACATCGGCGACTTCGAGCTGCTCACCGAGCTGGGTGCGGGCGCGTTCGCCCGGGTCTTCCTCGCCCGGCAACGGTCGATGCAACGCTTGGTCGCGGTGAAGATCTCCGCCGACAGCGGCACCGAGCCACAAACGCTGGCCCAGCTCGACCACGACTACATCGTGCGCGTCTTCGATCAGCTGGTGCTGGATCCGCCCGACGACGGGTCACCCCGGCTGCGCCTGCTGTACATGCAGTTCCTGCCCGGCGGCACTCTCCTCGGCTTGCTGCGCTGGGTTCGCGCGACCCCGCCCGCCGAACGCGGTGGCCGGCTCCTGCTCGACGCGATCGACGCGGCGATGACGGAGAAGGGCGAGATCCGGCCGACGGATTCGAGCGTGCGCCGCGAGATCGCCGAACTCAGCTGGCCCGACACCGTGGCCTGGCTGGGCAGGCGCCTGGCCGCGGCGCTCGATCACGCGGCGGATCGGGGTGTGCTGCACCGTGATGTGAAGCCGGCGAACGTGCTGCTCACCGCCGAGGGTGTGCCGAAGCTCGCCGACTTCAACATCAGCTTCAGCGAGACCGCCGGTACCAGCCCGCTGTCGTATTTCGGCGGGTCGCTGGCGTACATGTCACCCGAGCAGCTCGAAGCCAGTCATCCCGGCTACGACCGCAGCGCCGCCGACCTCGAAGCACGCTCCGACCTCTTCTCGCTCGGCGTGCTGCTGTGGGAATTGCTCACCGGCACAAAACCGTTCGACGACACCGGTGCCGACGACCCCGCCTGGGGCGATCAGACCCGGTTGGAGGCGATGCTCACCTCACGCAGCGAAGGCGTGAGCGAGGCCGCGCTACAACAACTTCCGCCGGACTGCCCGCCCGCACTGCGCCGGGTGCTGCTCCGCTGTCTCGAGCCGAACCGAACCGACCGCTGGCCCGACGGCACCGTCCTGGCCGAACAACTCGACCTCTGCCTCGACCCGCGCGGCCGGAACCTGGTCGATCCGCCTGCCAGTTCCTATCGAATTCGCTTGCGGCCCTTCATGGTTCCGCTGATGGCGCTGGCGATCGCGGTGCCCAACGCGCTCGCGGTGCGCTACAAGACCTGGCAGAACTCCGGCCTGCTGGTGCAGCGGCTCGAGCCCGCCGCTCGCGAGGCGGTGCACATCGTCTCGGTGGTCACCAACGTGATGTCCTTCGCGCTCGGCGCGGTGATCCTGGTCTTCCTGTCCCGCCACGCCATCCTGGTTCCGCGCGCGTTGCGGGCCGGACGACGCGTGAGTGCCGAGACATTGGGGCTGGCCGGCAGGCAATCGCTGTACCTGGGCGACCGGGCGGTGGTCGTGGCCGTGCTGTTCTGGGTCACCGCGGCCGCGATCCTGCCCGCCACGGTGAAGCTCAGCACGGGCGAGCTGGCGACACGCACCACAGTGCAATTCCTGACGTCGAACGCCATCGGTTGCGCCGTGGCGGCGACCTACGCGTTCTTCCTCATCACCTTTTACACGGTCCGCTGCGTGTACCCCATCTTCCTGCAGCGAGGTCACCTGTTCCGCACCGATGCCGCGGCACTGCGCGGCCTACTGCAGCGCAGCGGCTGGTATCTGGCGGTCGCCGCGTCCATCCCGCTGATCGCGATGGTCGCCATCACCTTGCTCCCCACCGAGGACCTGCTGCCGACGATGGTCTCGCTGCGCGTGGTCTACCTCGGCAGCGTCGTCGCCTTCCTCGGCGCGTACGTCCTGTTCCGCGCGATCGAAGCCGATATCCGAGCCCTGATCAGGGTCGTCGATCCCCGGGAGAACTAG